A genomic window from Flavobacterium sp. I3-2 includes:
- a CDS encoding TerB family tellurite resistance protein, which translates to MSYYDIYDSGFTERNKGHFAAIVRVALADGDFSEEEMHFINELKDKLDISDEDYKKILANPNNYPVNPPYLQTQRIERLYDLARMVFVNHMLGPKQKDILRKFTSALGFSSDINKLTDKALSLLVLEVDSERFMKEIELFTKEENKKEQV; encoded by the coding sequence ATGTCATACTACGATATTTACGACTCAGGTTTTACAGAACGAAACAAAGGTCATTTTGCTGCGATTGTACGTGTAGCTTTAGCTGATGGCGATTTCAGCGAAGAAGAAATGCATTTTATAAATGAATTAAAAGATAAATTAGATATTTCTGATGAAGATTACAAAAAGATTCTTGCGAATCCGAACAATTACCCTGTGAATCCGCCATATTTACAAACACAACGAATCGAAAGATTATATGATCTTGCTCGTATGGTTTTTGTAAACCACATGCTTGGACCAAAACAGAAAGATATTCTAAGAAAATTCACTTCAGCTTTAGGTTTTTCAAGCGACATCAATAAACTTACAGACAAAGCTTTATCGCTTTTAGTTCTTGAAGTTGATAGCGAAAGATTTATGAAAGAAATTGAACTATTTACAAAAGAAGAAAACAAAAAAGAGCAAGTGTAA
- a CDS encoding deoxycytidylate deaminase, translated as MKQVGFSKKEKYDKAYLRIAREWGQLSYCQRKKVGAIIVKDKMIISDGYNGTPSGFENCCEDDNGLTKWYVLHAEANAILKVAKSTQSCINATLYITMSPCRECSKLIHQSGITRVVYMSDYKDKEGIVFLEKAGVEIVHISDLD; from the coding sequence ATGAAACAAGTAGGTTTTTCTAAGAAAGAAAAATACGATAAAGCTTATTTAAGAATTGCCAGAGAATGGGGGCAATTGTCTTATTGCCAACGAAAAAAAGTTGGTGCAATTATCGTTAAGGATAAAATGATTATATCTGATGGTTATAATGGAACTCCGTCAGGTTTTGAAAATTGTTGTGAAGACGACAACGGTTTAACAAAATGGTATGTTTTACATGCCGAAGCAAATGCAATTTTAAAAGTTGCTAAATCTACGCAAAGTTGTATTAATGCAACTTTGTACATTACCATGTCTCCTTGTAGAGAATGTAGTAAATTAATTCATCAATCGGGAATTACTCGAGTGGTTTATATGTCTGATTATAAAGATAAAGAAGGAATTGTTTTTCTAGAAAAGGCAGGAGTTGAAATTGTACATATTTCTGATTTAGATTAA
- a CDS encoding S41 family peptidase yields MKLRKFLWPLLLVISLAIGIFIGGYFPFLNQPLGNSFQDKGRDKLNKLIELIEKEYVDNVDTDSIIDLTVNNILAQLDPHSVYIAKSEMDEVQESMKGSFVGIGINSYNYKDTLTIIKPVFGGPSYKAGLKNGDRILYANDLKLYGNDIKNDSLISILKGDAGSKVTLKVFRKKENRIFSVDVIRGEIPLKSVDVGLMLKDKTGFIKINRFSETTYAEFKTALDELIKNGAKEMIIDLRENGGGYMDQAVQIADEFLSNGDIIVKTINKQGKERITKATDKGSFENGKLTVLINENSASASEIIAGAIQDNDRGTIVGRRSYGKGLVQREMYLGDGSAVRLTTARYYTPSGRSIQKPYNDGIDEYSNELYSRFESGELYERDSIHLADSLQFKTKAGKIVYGGGGIVPDVFIPLKNKSGEDAIQLLMRTSLVSNFVFVQIDEDRNAFESLSTQDLIKKINTDPKYFNNLKKHLTNEGLLFNLDKHKKSIMFYLTSEYLNQLKSDQDYYDWILKEDPMLKVLKK; encoded by the coding sequence ATGAAACTTAGGAAATTTTTATGGCCCTTACTTTTAGTTATTTCATTAGCTATTGGTATTTTCATTGGAGGTTATTTTCCTTTTTTAAATCAACCTTTAGGAAATTCTTTTCAAGATAAAGGTAGAGATAAACTGAATAAACTTATTGAATTGATAGAAAAAGAATATGTTGATAATGTTGATACAGATTCTATAATTGATTTGACTGTTAATAATATTCTAGCACAACTTGATCCTCATTCTGTTTATATTGCAAAAAGCGAAATGGATGAAGTTCAAGAATCAATGAAAGGCTCATTTGTTGGTATTGGGATTAATTCTTATAATTATAAAGATACTTTGACGATTATTAAACCTGTTTTTGGAGGTCCTTCTTATAAGGCTGGTTTAAAAAACGGAGATCGAATTTTATATGCAAATGATTTAAAGCTTTATGGTAATGACATTAAAAATGATTCATTAATCAGTATTTTAAAAGGTGATGCTGGATCAAAAGTCACACTTAAAGTTTTCAGAAAAAAAGAAAATAGAATTTTTTCTGTGGATGTAATCAGAGGTGAAATTCCACTTAAGAGCGTCGATGTTGGTTTGATGTTAAAAGATAAAACTGGATTTATCAAAATCAATCGTTTTTCTGAAACAACTTATGCAGAATTTAAAACGGCTTTAGATGAATTGATAAAAAATGGTGCAAAAGAAATGATAATTGATTTGCGTGAAAACGGTGGTGGATATATGGACCAAGCAGTTCAAATCGCTGATGAATTTCTTTCTAATGGGGATATTATTGTTAAGACAATTAATAAACAAGGAAAAGAGCGAATCACAAAAGCTACCGACAAAGGAAGTTTTGAGAATGGAAAGCTTACTGTTTTAATTAATGAGAATTCTGCTTCTGCGAGTGAGATAATTGCAGGCGCAATTCAGGATAATGATCGCGGTACAATTGTAGGGCGTCGATCATACGGAAAAGGTTTGGTTCAAAGGGAAATGTATTTGGGCGACGGTTCTGCCGTTCGGTTAACAACTGCAAGATATTACACACCATCTGGGCGTTCAATTCAAAAACCATATAACGACGGAATCGATGAATATTCGAATGAGTTATATAGTAGATTTGAATCTGGAGAACTTTATGAACGCGATAGTATTCATTTGGCGGATAGTTTGCAATTCAAAACAAAAGCGGGTAAAATCGTCTATGGCGGAGGTGGAATTGTTCCGGATGTTTTTATTCCTTTAAAAAATAAAAGTGGTGAAGATGCAATTCAACTTTTGATGCGAACCAGTTTGGTTAGTAATTTTGTTTTTGTACAAATAGATGAAGATCGTAATGCTTTCGAATCTCTTTCAACTCAAGATTTAATAAAAAAAATAAATACCGATCCAAAGTATTTTAATAATCTAAAAAAACATTTAACAAACGAAGGTCTTTTGTTTAATTTAGATAAACATAAGAAAAGTATTATGTTTTATTTGACGTCAGAATATCTTAATCAACTTAAATCAGATCAAGATTATTACGATTGGATATTAAAAGAAGACCCGATGTTGAAAGTTTTAAAGAAATAA
- a CDS encoding META domain-containing protein, with protein sequence MKKILGFFSLMLGVILVSSCATKKGDLGSTEETLFSNKWQFVELANVAINKEVNGTVPYLSFDKAEKRFSAITGCNTVNGNFTATNSKAEFGLGMSTMMFCEDMSVENGFKQILENVKTYKIIGNELVLMGSNDKVLAKFNKYNN encoded by the coding sequence ATGAAAAAGATTTTAGGTTTTTTTAGCTTGATGTTAGGTGTGATTTTGGTTTCTAGTTGCGCCACTAAAAAAGGTGATTTAGGTTCTACAGAAGAAACTTTGTTTAGTAACAAATGGCAATTTGTAGAATTAGCAAATGTTGCAATTAATAAAGAAGTGAACGGAACGGTTCCTTATTTATCTTTTGATAAAGCCGAAAAGCGTTTTTCTGCGATTACTGGATGTAATACGGTTAACGGAAATTTCACGGCAACAAATTCAAAAGCTGAATTTGGTTTAGGCATGTCAACCATGATGTTTTGTGAAGATATGTCTGTTGAAAACGGATTTAAACAAATCTTAGAAAATGTAAAAACGTATAAAATCATTGGAAATGAATTGGTTTTAATGGGAAGCAATGATAAAGTTTTAGCAAAATTCAATAAGTACAACAATTAA
- a CDS encoding aspartate kinase, giving the protein MRVFKFGGASIKDPQAIRNVLHVLQAVGFDNSLIIASAMGKTTNALEDVINSYFKKPEELKQAIQVVKDYHLEIINGLFENKNHLVFDKINVLFGEMEYFLSNNKSPNYNFVYDQIVCYGEILSTTILSYFFNQENIENVWIDSRNLIKTDTTYRDAVVDWTKTENNIKNQIQSEKLYITQGFIGSDPNHFSVTLGREGSDYSAAIFAYCLDAKSVTIWKDVPGVLNADPRYFEDTTLLNQISYREAIELAFYGASVIHPKTLQPLQKKEIPLYVKSFVNPTLAGTSVSRGAVLEPFVPCFIVKKNQLLISISSKDFSFIMESQVSEIFKWFGENHIKVNVIQNSAISFTVCVEDKFNNFETLNEELSKNFNVSFNENVSLYTIRHFDEKAAQSVIENKTILLQQINLETMQIVIKE; this is encoded by the coding sequence ATGAGAGTATTTAAATTTGGAGGCGCATCGATAAAAGATCCGCAAGCGATTCGTAATGTTTTACACGTTTTACAAGCGGTAGGTTTTGATAATAGTTTAATTATCGCTTCTGCAATGGGCAAGACAACCAATGCATTAGAAGATGTTATCAACAGTTATTTTAAGAAACCCGAAGAATTAAAACAGGCCATCCAAGTTGTCAAGGATTATCATCTGGAAATTATAAATGGTTTATTCGAAAATAAAAATCATTTGGTTTTTGATAAAATCAATGTGTTGTTTGGCGAAATGGAATATTTTTTATCAAATAACAAATCACCAAATTACAATTTTGTTTACGATCAGATTGTTTGCTATGGCGAAATTTTATCAACTACGATTTTAAGTTACTTCTTCAATCAAGAAAACATTGAAAACGTCTGGATTGATTCTCGTAATTTAATCAAAACAGATACAACCTATCGAGATGCAGTTGTAGATTGGACGAAAACAGAAAACAATATTAAAAATCAAATTCAATCTGAAAAGCTTTATATCACACAAGGTTTTATTGGATCCGATCCAAATCATTTTTCGGTAACTCTTGGCCGTGAAGGTTCGGACTATTCGGCAGCTATTTTTGCTTATTGTTTAGATGCTAAAAGTGTAACCATTTGGAAAGATGTACCTGGAGTTTTAAATGCAGATCCGCGTTATTTCGAAGATACCACGTTGCTAAATCAGATTTCGTATCGCGAAGCAATTGAATTAGCGTTTTATGGAGCTTCTGTAATTCATCCAAAAACCTTACAACCTTTACAAAAAAAAGAAATTCCTTTGTATGTAAAATCGTTTGTAAATCCTACATTAGCTGGAACTTCGGTTTCTAGAGGAGCTGTTTTAGAGCCTTTTGTACCATGTTTTATTGTAAAGAAAAATCAATTATTAATTTCGATTTCGTCTAAAGATTTTTCATTTATCATGGAATCTCAAGTAAGTGAGATTTTTAAATGGTTTGGCGAAAATCACATAAAAGTAAATGTCATTCAGAATTCTGCGATTAGTTTTACGGTTTGTGTCGAAGATAAATTCAATAATTTCGAAACTTTAAACGAAGAACTTTCTAAAAACTTCAATGTAAGTTTCAACGAAAATGTTTCGCTTTACACCATTCGTCATTTCGATGAAAAAGCAGCGCAATCGGTTATCGAAAATAAAACGATATTGTTGCAACAGATCAATTTAGAAACCATGCAAATTGTAATAAAAGAATAA
- the fbp gene encoding class 1 fructose-bisphosphatase — translation MEQRHITLGEFIIKRQDDFSYSSGELSRLINSIRLAAKIVSQKVNQAGLIDITGSFGKENIQGEVQQKLDVYANDVFIETLVNRDILCGIGSEENDDFISISGNDKSNKNKYVVLMDPLDGSSNIDVNVSVGTIFSIFRRVTPIGTSVTSEDFLQKGIHQVAAGYVIYGSSTMLVYTTGNGVNGFTLDPALGTFFLSHPNMQISEDGTIYSVNEGNYNQFCDGVKNYIEFCKDDVSKKQYSSRYIGSLVADVHRNMLKGGIYMYPGIKKNPNGKLRLLYECNPFAFIIEQAGGKASDGLNRIMEIEPTDLHQRVPFFCGSKNMVEKAEEFIKANM, via the coding sequence ATGGAACAAAGACACATTACATTAGGTGAATTTATTATCAAACGTCAAGATGACTTTAGTTATTCGTCTGGAGAATTATCTCGATTAATAAATTCAATTCGTTTGGCGGCAAAAATTGTTAGTCAAAAAGTAAATCAAGCCGGTTTGATTGATATTACGGGATCTTTTGGAAAAGAAAATATCCAAGGAGAAGTTCAGCAAAAGTTGGATGTTTACGCCAATGATGTGTTTATTGAAACGTTAGTAAATAGAGATATTTTATGTGGAATTGGTTCTGAAGAGAACGATGATTTTATTTCGATTTCTGGAAATGATAAATCCAATAAGAACAAATATGTAGTTTTGATGGATCCTCTTGATGGTTCTTCAAATATTGATGTGAACGTTTCTGTTGGAACTATTTTTTCTATTTTTAGACGCGTAACACCAATTGGTACTTCAGTTACTTCGGAAGATTTTTTACAAAAAGGCATTCATCAAGTGGCTGCAGGTTATGTAATTTATGGGTCTTCGACCATGTTGGTTTATACAACCGGAAATGGGGTAAATGGATTTACTTTAGATCCAGCTTTGGGAACATTCTTTTTGTCTCATCCAAATATGCAAATTTCTGAAGATGGTACTATTTATTCTGTAAACGAAGGAAATTATAATCAGTTTTGTGATGGAGTAAAAAATTATATTGAATTTTGTAAAGATGATGTTTCTAAAAAGCAATATAGTTCTCGTTATATTGGAAGTTTAGTTGCAGATGTTCATAGAAATATGCTAAAAGGCGGAATTTATATGTATCCTGGAATTAAGAAAAATCCAAATGGAAAATTACGTTTACTTTATGAATGTAATCCGTTTGCGTTTATTATTGAACAAGCAGGAGGTAAAGCTTCTGATGGATTAAATAGAATTATGGAAATTGAACCTACAGATTTACATCAACGTGTTCCATTTTTCTGTGGAAGTAAAAATATGGTTGAAAAAGCCGAAGAATTTATTAAGGCTAATATGTAA
- a CDS encoding autotransporter outer membrane beta-barrel domain-containing protein, producing the protein MKKIILLLSLISVSAFAQDIKKDVVTISANYNWSEPTQYGVSFEFTKGMKSRERLTSWILNASYGQLKLDEKNFTTTGNGFVVDLGTRTYSKKGIREGLYVENFITHGEIKFDDTINGEKFKGKYSYWSIFNPNIGYKIQLTKNLSIDPSLGFNWKWEVRGQGDVDNKYFDNFVFKAGVKLGYTF; encoded by the coding sequence ATGAAAAAAATTATTTTATTACTTTCGCTAATATCAGTTTCGGCATTTGCTCAAGATATAAAAAAAGATGTAGTAACCATTTCTGCAAATTACAATTGGTCTGAACCTACACAATACGGAGTGAGTTTTGAATTCACAAAAGGAATGAAATCTCGAGAACGGTTAACTTCATGGATTTTAAATGCTAGTTATGGGCAATTGAAGTTAGATGAAAAGAATTTTACAACAACAGGAAATGGTTTTGTAGTTGATTTAGGAACAAGAACTTACTCAAAAAAAGGAATTCGCGAAGGTTTATATGTAGAAAATTTTATTACGCATGGTGAAATAAAATTCGATGACACGATTAATGGTGAAAAATTTAAAGGTAAATATAGTTATTGGAGTATTTTTAATCCGAATATTGGATATAAAATTCAACTAACCAAAAACCTAAGCATCGACCCTTCACTAGGTTTTAACTGGAAATGGGAAGTTCGCGGACAAGGCGATGTTGATAACAAATATTTTGACAATTTTGTTTTCAAAGCTGGAGTTAAACTAGGATATACTTTTTAG